The DNA window CTGTCATCTTCTGAAAAAGATAGACTTGAAATTGCAATCATTAAAATTGCTGCTGCTTTTTTTAAAGTTATTTTCACTTTTTTCCTCCATTTAATTATTAAATAATCTATTTACTATTTCTTCTGTTGAAGAAAAATTATTTTTATTACTAAATTTTACCAAATATTCAATATTTCCCTTTGTACCTCTAATTGGAGATACTGTTAAATTTTCTAAAAAAAGTTGATTTATTTTTGCCTCTTCTATAACATCATTTATTACTCTTTTGTGAACATTTAAACTATCAACAATCCCTTTATTTATTTCATTTCTTTCAGCTTCAAACTGAGGTTTTATTAAAAATATAGCAAAACCATTATCTTTTAAGAGTTCCTTAATTTTATATAGAACTTTTTTTATTGAAATAAAAGAAATATCCATAACTATAATATCAATATCATCCTGTAAATCTTTTTTTTCTAAATCATTGATATGTTTATTTTCTATACTTTTAACTCTACTATCATTTCTTAACTTCCAGTCAAGTTGATTAGTTCCAACATCAATAGCATAC is part of the Fusobacterium nucleatum genome and encodes:
- a CDS encoding TlyA family RNA methyltransferase, coding for MTKFLKNKMRLDEYLVENEYFENLEIAKRQIMVGNIIINEQKIDKPGEVISLDKIKSIRIKEKDIPYVSRGGLKLEKAINVFDLDFKDKIVLDIGASTGGFTDCSLQNGAKFVYAIDVGTNQLDWKLRNDSRVKSIENKHINDLEKKDLQDDIDIIVMDISFISIKKVLYKIKELLKDNGFAIFLIKPQFEAERNEINKGIVDSLNVHKRVINDVIEEAKINQLFLENLTVSPIRGTKGNIEYLVKFSNKNNFSSTEEIVNRLFNN